A section of the Rhizobium sp. SSA_523 genome encodes:
- a CDS encoding XdhC family protein gives MQLQLLAALNAARQARRAAVLVTNLATGEAQLLLEGDVWPEAFEEAASKALLAGKSAAVEVEGADHFLAVHLPPPRIVAIGAVHITQALSALSAVLGYDLTIIDPRTAFATPERFGAVDLIADWPEDVLPARPLDAYTALVAVTHDPKIDDFPLAEALRTKCFYVGALGSRKTHAKRVERLTGLGLEAEQIGRIHAPIGLAIGASSPEEIALAILAEIVQAFRNRPLAGRA, from the coding sequence ATGCAGCTTCAGCTTCTTGCCGCGCTCAATGCGGCGCGTCAGGCCCGTCGGGCGGCGGTGTTGGTCACCAATCTGGCAACCGGCGAAGCGCAGCTTCTGCTGGAGGGCGACGTCTGGCCGGAGGCTTTCGAAGAGGCCGCTTCCAAAGCACTGCTGGCCGGAAAATCGGCAGCAGTGGAGGTGGAGGGCGCGGACCATTTTCTTGCCGTTCATCTGCCGCCGCCGCGGATCGTCGCCATTGGCGCCGTTCATATCACCCAGGCGCTTTCGGCGCTTTCGGCGGTTCTGGGCTACGATCTGACGATCATCGATCCGCGCACCGCCTTCGCGACCCCTGAACGTTTCGGCGCTGTCGATCTGATTGCCGACTGGCCGGAGGATGTGCTGCCGGCGCGCCCGCTCGATGCCTATACGGCGCTGGTGGCGGTGACGCATGATCCGAAGATCGACGATTTCCCGCTTGCGGAGGCGCTGCGGACCAAGTGTTTCTACGTCGGCGCGCTGGGCAGCCGAAAGACCCATGCCAAGCGGGTCGAGCGTCTGACCGGACTGGGGCTCGAGGCGGAGCAGATCGGCCGGATCCATGCGCCGATCGGCCTTGCCATCGGCGCATCCAGCCCCGAGGAGATCGCGCTCGCCATCCTGGCGGAAATCGTCCAGGCATTCCGCAACCGTCCGCTGGCGGGACGCGCATGA
- a CDS encoding NTP transferase domain-containing protein, which produces MKFGPLPTTEAEGAILAHGVVLPDGRLSKGTRLSQADLARLLSNDIDSVIVAQLAQDDLTEDVAAERLVDPVLSPGIRSAPASTGRVNLYATENGLLRVDKEAVDGFNRIDPAITLASLADYSAVHAGDMVATIKIIPLAVPGAIVETAAAVLRGRRALTLKPYRAHGVALIQTRLPQLKTSVMDKTAERLQRRLAASGSVVTGEQRVAHREDEVAAAITSALQQDHGSGPHMVILFGASAVCDAHDVLPQAIRKAGGVIDRVGLPVDPGNLLVLAHCGAVPIIVAPGCARSPKENGFDWILSRLMAGEVPSEADLSGLGVGGLLMEIPSRPRPREADRPSLAGRDIGAILLAAGRASRMGEAGHKLLARFDGVPLVRRMAERALDALPGPIVAVTGYRAPDVASALHGLPLTVVDNPDFATGMASSLKAGLSAAVLSDSAGVMVLLGDMPGLTSDDLQRLSQAFVEAEGRAIVRAVAAGKRGNPVILPRSTFADLMALEGDVGARHVIETCGLPIIDVEIGEAAHLDVDTPEAVLAAGGILPPMKQVPG; this is translated from the coding sequence ATGAAATTCGGCCCGCTGCCCACAACAGAGGCGGAAGGCGCCATCCTGGCGCATGGCGTCGTGCTCCCCGATGGGCGGCTGTCCAAGGGCACAAGGCTTTCCCAGGCGGATCTTGCCCGGCTTCTTTCCAACGATATCGACAGCGTCATCGTTGCGCAGCTTGCGCAAGACGACCTGACCGAGGACGTGGCCGCGGAGAGGCTGGTGGATCCGGTGCTTTCGCCTGGCATTCGAAGCGCTCCGGCGAGCACCGGCCGCGTCAATCTCTATGCCACGGAAAACGGCCTTTTGCGCGTCGACAAAGAGGCTGTCGATGGATTCAACCGCATCGATCCGGCGATCACCCTGGCGAGCCTTGCCGATTACAGCGCCGTCCATGCCGGCGACATGGTGGCGACCATCAAGATCATACCGCTGGCTGTGCCCGGAGCGATCGTCGAGACGGCGGCGGCGGTCCTGCGAGGTCGGCGGGCCCTGACCCTGAAACCCTATCGGGCGCACGGCGTGGCGCTGATCCAGACACGCTTGCCGCAGCTCAAGACCTCCGTCATGGACAAGACCGCCGAACGGCTGCAGCGGCGGCTGGCGGCATCCGGCAGCGTGGTGACAGGCGAGCAGCGCGTGGCGCATCGCGAAGACGAGGTCGCTGCGGCAATCACATCCGCCCTGCAGCAGGATCATGGATCGGGGCCGCATATGGTCATCCTGTTCGGCGCCTCAGCCGTCTGCGATGCGCATGACGTCCTGCCGCAGGCGATCCGCAAGGCCGGCGGCGTGATCGACCGCGTTGGACTGCCGGTCGATCCCGGCAATCTTCTGGTTCTGGCCCATTGCGGCGCCGTGCCGATCATTGTGGCGCCCGGCTGCGCTCGTTCGCCGAAGGAGAACGGATTCGACTGGATCCTGAGCCGGCTCATGGCGGGCGAAGTCCCATCCGAAGCGGATTTGTCGGGTCTGGGTGTTGGAGGACTGCTGATGGAAATTCCAAGCCGCCCGCGACCCCGGGAGGCCGATCGGCCAAGCCTCGCCGGACGCGATATCGGCGCCATCCTGCTTGCCGCCGGGCGGGCCAGCCGAATGGGAGAGGCGGGGCACAAATTGCTGGCCCGGTTCGACGGCGTGCCGCTGGTGCGCCGGATGGCGGAGCGGGCGCTCGATGCACTGCCGGGTCCTATCGTCGCCGTCACCGGCTATCGCGCTCCCGATGTTGCTTCGGCCCTTCACGGTCTGCCGCTGACGGTTGTCGACAATCCGGACTTTGCCACCGGCATGGCGAGTTCGCTGAAGGCGGGGCTTTCGGCGGCGGTCCTTTCCGACAGCGCGGGCGTCATGGTTCTCCTGGGCGATATGCCGGGGCTCACATCGGACGATCTGCAGCGGTTGAGCCAGGCTTTTGTCGAGGCGGAAGGACGCGCCATCGTGCGCGCGGTTGCCGCCGGCAAGCGCGGCAATCCGGTCATCCTGCCGCGTAGCACCTTCGCCGACCTGATGGCGCTGGAAGGCGATGTCGGCGCCCGCCACGTGATCGAAACCTGCGGCCTGCCGATCATCGACGTCGAGATCGGCGAGGCGGCGCATCTGGATGTCGACACGCCCGAAGCGGTGCTTGCCGCCGGAGGCATATTGCCTCCCATGAAGCAAGTGCCGGGATAG